A section of the Castanea sativa cultivar Marrone di Chiusa Pesio chromosome 12, ASM4071231v1 genome encodes:
- the LOC142621117 gene encoding uncharacterized protein LOC142621117 yields the protein MFFFFAGGVEQQVRRVLRSGAGRCIVCKSPADVVEYEKVLKLFFVPVWRWPGKEPSMYCRNCNLFFPQSYSLPPPPRPTTDSAVAEVDRCRFCDRPVEPEFSFCPFCGSAL from the coding sequence atgtttttcttcttcGCGGGAGGGGTCGAGCAACAAGTCCGGCGAGTGCTGAGATCAGGTGCGGGAAGGTGCATAGTGTGCAAGTCTCCGGCGGATGTGGTGGAGTACGAGAAGGTTCTGAAACTGTTCTTTGTTCCGGTGTGGCGGTGGCCGGGAAAGGAGCCTTCCATGTACTGCAGAAACTGCAACCTCTTCTTCCCTCAGTCCTACTCTCTTCCGCCGCCGCCACGGCCGACCACCGACTCCGCTGTTGCGGAGGTCGACCGCTGCCGTTTTTGTGACCGGCCGGTGGAGCCCGAGTTCAGTTTTTGCCCCTTTTGTGGCTCTGCTCTGTGA